A region of Candidatus Latescibacterota bacterium DNA encodes the following proteins:
- the coaBC gene encoding bifunctional phosphopantothenoylcysteine decarboxylase/phosphopantothenate--cysteine ligase CoaBC, which translates to MKSRRRSKDSKVAFDGRKILLVVTGGISAYKSAYLVRMMKRSGAQVRVVMTAAATRFVTPLTFEVLSGNPVQTDIFARREIPAVEHIELATWPDRVVVAPATADFIGSVASGMAGDLPRAVVCATAAPVYMAPAMNDGMWANTAVKRNIDILEKDGRHIIAPGTGDLACGTSGSGRMAEPEEIMAVIERSFEPGPLEGIRFLVTAGRTIEEIDPVRYIS; encoded by the coding sequence ATGAAGAGCCGGAGGCGGAGTAAAGACAGTAAGGTCGCCTTCGACGGCAGGAAGATACTTCTCGTAGTGACCGGCGGGATATCCGCGTACAAATCCGCCTATCTGGTCAGGATGATGAAGAGGTCCGGAGCACAGGTCCGGGTCGTTATGACAGCCGCAGCAACGAGATTCGTGACACCACTTACCTTCGAAGTCCTTTCAGGCAATCCCGTACAGACAGACATCTTCGCCCGGAGAGAAATTCCTGCAGTGGAACATATCGAGCTTGCCACATGGCCCGACCGGGTCGTCGTGGCACCCGCGACGGCCGATTTTATAGGCAGCGTGGCATCGGGGATGGCAGGAGACCTTCCTCGTGCTGTCGTGTGCGCCACCGCCGCGCCTGTATATATGGCACCCGCGATGAATGATGGTATGTGGGCCAATACGGCAGTGAAAAGGAATATAGATATTCTTGAAAAGGACGGGCGCCACATCATAGCGCCTGGAACGGGTGATCTGGCATGCGGGACTTCTGGCAGTGGACGTATGGCGGAGCCTGAAGAGATAATGGCTGTGATCGAGAGATCGTTCGAGCCGGGGCCACTAGAGGGAATCCGGTTCCTCGTGACGGCGGGACGGACCATTGAGGAGATCGATCCGGTAAGATATATATC